The Planctellipticum variicoloris DNA window CGGCTGATCGCCCGCGTGCTGGGCTACACCGCCCCTTACGCCGCTCAGCGGAACTGGCTGTTCCTCTGCGTGCTGCTGCGATCGGTGCAACTGCCGGGCCTGACGTGGGTCGTCGCGGCAGTCATCAACGGACCGGTGCAGCAGGGCGACTCTGCAGGCGTCTGGCTCGGCGCTCTGGCCTTCTTTCTGCTGGCTGTCTTCACCCAGATCGTCATGCACTTCCGCCAGCGGCTCGCCCTGGAACTGGGCGAAAGTGTCGTCGGGGACCTCCGGAACGCGATCTTCGCGCACCTGATGAAGATGACCCTGGCCGATTTCCAACGGACGCGCGTCGGACGGATCATCAGCCGGATGATCTCCGACATCGAAGACGTCCGAGTTGGCGTGCAGGAAGTCCTGTTCGTCAGCCTGGTCCAGGTCGGCCAGATGGCGGTCGCCGCAGCGTGCATGGTTTGGTACGACTGGCAGCTCTTTCTCATCGTGCTGGGACTGGCCCCCGTCCTGTGGACGATCAACCGCATTTTTCACCGGCGGCTCAGCCGGACCCTCCGCGCCATGCGGGATTCCTTCAGTCGGGTCACGGCGACGCTGGCGGAATCGGTCCTCGGCATCCGCGTCACGCAGGGCTTTGTGCGGCAGGATACCAACGCCCGCCTGTTCGGGGATCTGGTCGGCGATCACTCCCGCTACAATCGCCAGGTGGCGCACACGCAGGGCCTGTTCCTGCCGCTGCTGGAGCTCAACAGCCAGATCTTCATGGCCGTGTTGCTGGTGGTGGGGGGCTGGCGGGTCCTCCAGCCAGATTCCGGGCTGACGATCGGCGAACTGGTCGCCTTCTTCTTCGTGGCCCATCTCTTCTTCGCTCCCGTCACCGTCCTCGGCAATCAGTACAACCAGGCGCTGACCGCGATGGCCGGGGCCGAACGAATCTTCAAACTGCTCGACCAGGAACCGGCCTGGAGCGACGCCCCGTCGGCTCGACCGGCGCCCCCTCTGAGCGGCGCCGTGGAGTTTCAGCAGGTGACGTTCGGCTACGACCCCGACCGTCCCGTCCTGCACGATGTCTCGTTCTCAGTCACGCCGGGGCAGAGCGTGGCACTCGTCGGGCAGACCGGCAGCGGAAAAACCACCATCATCAATCTGCTCGCCAAATTCTATCTGCCGCAGTCGGGCCAGATTCTTGTCGACGGAATGGACCTGCTCGAACTCCGCGGCGACTCGCTCCACCGGCAGTTCGGACTCGTCCTGCAGCAGAACTTTCTGTTCCACGGGACAGTCACCGAGAACATCCGCTTCGCCCGACCGGAAGCCACTCTCGACGACGTTCGGGAGGTCTGTCGACGTCTGGATTGCCTCGATCTCCTCGAGGCGCTCCCGGCCGGCCTGGAAACATCGGTGGGAGAGCGGGGCAGTCGGCTCTCCCTGGGCCAGCGGCAAATGGTCTGTTTCGCGCGGGCCCTGCTGGCGGACCCCGCGGTTTTAATCCTGGACGAAGCGACGAGCAGCATCGATGTCGCCACCGAACAGCGCCTGCAGCGGGCCCTGGCCGTCCTGCTCGCCGGCCGGACGAGTTTCATCGTCGCCCACCGGCTGAGCACGATCCGCAGCGCGGATCTGATCCTCGTCCTCGAACACGGCCGGATCGTTGAACGCGGAAACCATGCCAGTCTGTGCCGGCAGGGGGGACTCTACGCCCATGCCTACCGGCGATTCGCATCGGCGACCCGCTAAACCCGGACGATTGGCCTGAAAGTTGCGGATCTTCCGTGCGGGAGGTCGCTCCCCGGAAGTTTGCACGGGAACGCCCGGATCCTCGGTGCACTGTGGCAGAATGCTGCATACAATAGGAGCGTTCGCCGGAGATCGTCGGAGTTCGGGGGATTGCAGGCGTTTGTACTTTTGACCGCCCGCGCTCTTCGCCGAACTCCTGAATCAGTTCGAAGGATCGAGGAATTCGTCCGCGTCGTATCGGGCCTCTTCGCGGCGGCTGGGAATCTGAGTGGTAATGTTCGCCGGTTTCCTGGAATCGGGCATCTGCCCCGAGACCGACATCGGCAGACTGTGATCGAGATGTGGTGGACTCCTGAGGAGGTTCGGAGTCATGTTCGACTTTCAACGCCGTTGGCTCTGTGGCCCCGCGGTTCTGGCGTGCGGATTCGGGCTCGCAACCTGTGACGTTGCGGAGGCGCAGCGCCGCCCCCCGAGAGGCTCGCAGTCCCCAATGCCCATTCCTGAGACGGACCCGGCTTTCGGACCCGGCCCGTTCAGTCCCGCTCCCTTCATCCCCGTTCAGCCGCTCCCCGAAGGCGCGCCGCTGCCGATCGGCACGGTCGGCCCCCCCCGACCTTACTATTATCTGCCGCCGACCGCCTTTCGCGCCCCCACCGAATTCACGGCTCAGTCGCAGGGCGGCCCGCGCCTGGAACGCGTCCCTGCGCCGGGCAATGGAGGTCCCTTTCCGGCGCTCGACGCCGCCAGCCCGACGCCGCTCCCGGAACCCCCGGCGGAGCTGATTGCCGATTCCCGAGGATATCCGCTGCAGATTCTCATGTCGGAGAAGTTCATCAACCGGCTGATCTCCCGGCGCGATGTTCAGCCCGGCGAGATTCAGGACTTCATTCTGGGCGCCCAGGTCACCGGACAACAGGTCACCGAAACCCGGTTGCGGATCGACCTGCGCCCCTCGCGCGAACAGGCCCGTGGCGAATTCGTGCTCGACGGCCAGATCGACGGCATGACCACCGGCACGACAGAGCAGGCGATGGTCAATACCGCCGTTCAACAGCAGTTCCACGCCGTCAAAGAGGTCCTCTTCGACGGCGAGCAGTTCTCAACCCGCCGGGCGGTCGTCGCCGTTCGGGCCCACAATCAGACCCTCAACGCCCAGACCGCGTTGACGGGCAGCTTTATCGGCGGGATTGCCGACAGCATCGCGATGCGCGTCGCGGAACGACGCCGTCCCGCGGCCGAAGCCATCGCCCGCCAGAAGGTCGCCGACAAGGTCTACCCGAGCTTCAACGGCGAAGTCGACAAGCAGCTCGCCAACGCCAACTCGGCCCTCACCGAGCAGGTTCGCACCCGCCTGGAATCCGCTGCATTCCGGCCGGAATCGCAGCGGCTGGTGACGGGCGAGACGGTTCTTCACTGGGCCGTCCGCTTCCCCGGTGCCCCCTCGGCCGACGAAGTCGGCGGTCCCCCTGCGGAGCTGATTTCTGACGCCGGTCTGAATCTGTGCGTCCATGAGTCGCTGTTGAATCAGATCGGCGGCCGGGCCGGGCTCGGGGGCCTGCAGACCACCGATCGCCAGCTCAAAGACGTCGCGGACCGGCTCCTCCGCCTCGTTCCCGGCAGCGAAGTCTCCGAGAGAACCTCCGCAGGAGCTCTCGGCCAGGTCGAAACGATGATCGAATTCGACGCGAAGCGACCGCTGGAGTTCGAAGCCCGCGACGACCAGATGACCGTCCTGATCCGCGCCACCTTCAAGCCGGCGGGGCAGTCGCTGCTCCCCCCGCTCCTCATTCGGATTCCCTTCCGACTGGTCCTGCACGGCGACTCCTACGAACTGACGCACGCCGCAGTGACCGTCGAAGCCGAGAACGGCGCCGAACTTCCGGCCGTGCTGGGGTCGCTGACGCAGAACGCCATCGAAGCCAGCCTCCCCAAAGTCCGCTTCCCGAAGCAGGTTCCTCAGGCCGGCTGGAAGCCCGGCGACACGCCGCCCGACCTGGCCGCCGTGCAGACCGACGCCGGCTGGCTGTCAATTCGCATCGAATAACTCCCCGCGGTTCAACCCGCAGCCCCAACGTTTCTCACGACCCTGTTTTCCCCTCGTTCCCAGGCTCCGCCTGGGAACGCCCTCTTCGGACGCTCCGCGTCCTCTTCTCACTCACCACCAGCCACTCCTCTTCCCACCCTCCCCGAAGCCCGATCGATCCCGGCGGTATCTCATCGAGTGCGGCGGGTGGCTGGGGACGGGCGACTGCGACCGCCCCCAGCGAATGCAAACGGGTTTCAATCCTGCGGACTCGAAGCCCCGCCCCCAACCGCCCGCCGGCCACCTGCCCGACTCAAAACTGGCCTGTTCCTCACCAGCCCTCGCACCGTCACTGCGGCCCCGCCTGTGGTCCGGATTCAGCCGCGAACGTGTCGCGGGTGATCGGAATCCAGTCGTGCGGCGGCTCGACATCCAGAATCTCATCCGTCAGGCAGTACCAGTAAAACCGCAGCAGCGGTCGCGCCGGCGAGTCGGGCGCCCGGTCGAGCACCGACCGGAAATCCGCCTTCGCGCCCCCCACATCCCCCTGCTCGAGACGGAGCAGAGCGCTGTTCAACGTCGTCTGTGACGCCAGGGCGGCGTACTGCTGAAACGCCTCCGTCAGCGACGCAATCTGCATCAGCGGGAATGCATCCTTGCCGAGATAGACCATCGACGATTGCGAGAACGGCAGCGTCGCCAAAATTCCCTCCAGCCGGAGCCGGTCTCCCTGCAGCACCTCCTGCTGCATCCAGCGCGTGGCGCGCAGGTAGTCGCCGCGGGTCTGCGCCACCATCGACGCTGCGATCCGCCAGTCCCCCTGCTGCCCGGCCCCGGGAGTCTGTTCCAGAGCGTCAAACACCTCCTCGGCTTCCACCAGCCGGCCCGCTTCATACAACCAGGATCCGAACAGCATCATCGCTGCCGGATTCTGGCTCCGTAAAACAGGATCGTCTTCAAGGATCTGCAGACCGCTGAGAAACAGTCCGGAATCCGCCAACGACGACGCAACGCGGAGTTTGTCGGCAGTGTCCGCCTCCTGTTCGCGGGCGCGGTCTTCCAGCCGGAGGACGGCATCCGCCAGTTGAGATTCCAGCCCGTTGATCTGATCGCGCCGCACCAGCTCGTCTTCGCTGGGGTTCTCGGACAGCGGAGTCAACCGCTGCACTTCACGAATCTGGCGGAGCGCCAGGTCCAGTCGACCGGCCCGTTGAAAGAGTTCGAACAGTTCCGATCGAATTCCCGGCTCGTCCGGCCGCAACTCCGACGCCTGAGTCAACGCCCCGATCGCCTGGTAATACCGGAGTCCGGTCGGCGCCAGTTGCGTGTTCGACTGAGCAAGAATCATCCGTTCGATCTGCTCCAGTGTCAGATAGGCCTGTCCGAGCAATTGAAACCCCATCCCGGAATTCGGAGCGGCCTGCAGACCCTCCTGGAGGCGCCGAATCGCAATCAGCACGCATCCCACGCGAACCTCCAGCGCCATCTGCTGAATGCTCGCCATCTGCAGATAGTGGGCCGCCGCCTGCATCGGTTCCGGGAACCGCGATTCCGGCGCCGAAAACAGCAACTGATAGCGATTGGGCGCCATGGGCCACGGTCGCGGCATCGCCTCCAGATCCGGCTCCGCGTCCTGAAAGGCCTGCTTCCGTGGATTGAATCGATGCCCACCCAGAAACTCCTGATACTCGGCGGACCCGCCGGAAGTCCGGTGGAAGACGGCCGTGGCGCCGCCCAGGAACGACAGTTCCCACCCGTTGGAGCTGAGCAGATCCCGGAACGAAACGTAGTCCGGCAAAACCCCGGGACGCTGATTCAGTCGAGGCATGACGTGCGTGATCTGGTATTTTTCGAAGACTTCGCGAACGGCTTCGGCCGCTTCGCGGGCCTGCGGATTCGCCAGTTCGCGGATCGCCCGGCGCGTCTGGTCGTGAAGATTCAGAATCCCCCCGTCGGCAGGGTCGTAAAAGAGCGACACGCGGCTGTCGATGAAGGACTTGCGCCCCGCCCAGATCAGCAGATCCCCCTGTCGAAACTGTGTGTGAAAGGGGCGGTCGTCATACTCGGACTCGGCCGCAATCTCGTAGCCATCCATCAGATCCTGCAGCTCGGCGGCGAATCCGACCCCGGTCCGCGTGCCGTCCGGACCGTCGATCCGCCCGCTGACAGTCAGCCACGCGAGACCGAAGAGTGTCAGCACGGTCACCGCCCGTCCGCCACGCGAAAACAGCAGCTCGCTCGTGCGGATCGAGTAGACCTGGCCGAATCGCACCAGATACCACGTCTGAGCGTTCACGGTGCAGATCATCGCATTGACAATACTGGCCAGCGCCAGCTCGTGAGCCGCCGCGACGGCGACGGCATTCGCAAACGCGAAGGCCGCGACATGTGCGAGTGGCAGGCGGGCTCGATTCAGAATCATGGAGGCCGCCGTCAGCACCGCCAATGCCAGCGCGGCGACGGTGGAGTGGTTGAGCTGTTGCCAGAATTCCGGGGCGGTCAGGGGAAATGCCCAGAGATCGTCAGGGCCGAGCCGGCCGGGCGCCACCGCCCGCCAGCCGGGATATTCCAGCGCATACAGCCGCCACGGGGCCGTCCACACGGACCACAGTTTCGGGTGGAGCGCCGAGATCAGAATTCCGAGGACGGTCCCCTTCCAGTATCGCGACAGCCCTGCCCCCGCAGCGCCGGAGGGCTGCAGCAACCGTGACAGCCACAGCCCGGCCCCAAACGAAAGCAGCAGTCCCCAGCCCAGGCAGACCCGGACATCGAGCTGCGCCCACAGCCAGAGAATTCCGACCATCGGCCAGATCGCCTGGTCTTCGGGCCGCTCCTGCCAGCGCACCAGCCACCAGCACAAAGCCGCGGTTCCCAGCAGCGTGACGATCTCCGGCTGCAGCGTGAACTGGTTGTAACAGGCCAGCAGCGCCAGCACCGCGCAAATCGAGCCCCACCAGGTTCGAACATCCGGACGGCACGCATGGACGAGTAAAACAGTCGCCGTGGCCGCGAGCAATCCCTGCCAAACGGACAGCCCGACGCTGCCCGTCAATCCGTAGACGCCCGCCGTCGCCAGATCCCACAACCACGAGAGATGCATCCAGGGGCGATCCGTCGCCGTATAGGAAAGCGAGTCGGTCGACGGGGGCCAGAAACCCTGCGACGCCAACTGCTCGCCGGAGCGAATCTGGACCAGCACCGGCGTTTCTCGGATCTGCGACACTCCGAGCAGCAACGCAAGGCCGACGACGGTCCAGCGGAGGACGAAATCGCCCCGGATTGCCTCGTCCTCGACCAGCTCGGGGGTCAGCGGCTCCCATTCGGGAAGGTCGGACTCGACGGCAGGCAACGCGGCGGATTCGGCTTCGTCGGGCGGAGCATCCGCAGGAGGGTGGTCTGCCGGATGCGGATCATCGACCCCGCCGGGCTGTGCGTCGTCTGACACGTTGATTTTCTTTCGGGGGCAAGACGTCGAAATGGTGGAGGTGCGTCGCTAGAAAGAACTGCGACAAAGACTTGCGTCCATGCTAGAACCCGCCTTCCGGAGCGGTCAAGCAAGTTTGGCGGCCATCGCACGCGAACTCGAAGTTCCCCCGCGCCCCGCCGGAGATCTGGGAAAAAACAAAAACAGGTCGGCGCGTCTGGAACGCGCCGACCTGTTGAATTTTCGACGGAAGCAGCGGACGACTACTGCTTGATCGGAGTCCACGCGGCCTGCTGCACCGGCCGTGCGACAGGGGCCGCCGTGCCCGGGGCCGGTGCGTAAATCACCGGCTGCTGCGGCATGGCAGATGCCGCCGCCGGCACGATCATCGACGGAGCCGCACCCTGAGCAGGTGCCGGAACCGCAAAACTCTGCGGCGGCACAGTGCTTTGCGGAACCTGGGCAGTCGACGCCGGGCTGGCGCCGGGAGCCGCGACCATGGCGGGGGCCGGGGCGGCGGCGCCGGGGCCGGAGACGATTGTTCCGGGGAGCTTCTGGAATTCTTCCCACGAGACCTGGACCGACTGTCCTGGGACCACTGGCTGCGGCAGCATGACAACCTGACGGCCCTGCATCATCATCTGCCGCGCCGCGGCTTCGCTGGCTGGCACAGGAACCGGCGGCGCCGGGGCGGTGTCGGCGGGAATCGGCGTCGGCGCGGATCCGGGAGCGTAGTTGCCGCCGCCGGGGTAGCTTGATCCGCCAGCGCAGCCACTGCAGCCCCCGGCCGCCGGAGTGCCGCAGTTGCCGCCAGCGCAGTTGCCAACGCCGTCATAGCTGACAACAGATCCGCCGCAACTCGAACATCCGCAGCCGCCGTCGCTCCAGCCGGAGTTCCGGCACTGGTTGCGGGATCGCCAGGCGTCGATTTCGCCGTGCATCCAGTTGGAGAGGCCGCAACCGGCGAGGGGGCGGGAGCAGGGGTCGCAGGGGTCCACGCAACTGTGCAGATGGCAGCAGCCCACTGAAGAGAACAGAAGCACGGCGGCTGAGCACAGCGACAGGCGGAAGTTCATGAGAATCCCTTCGGGCGACGGATTGCACCTCGTCCGTGGAGGCGCAAAAAAGACTGGTCACTCTCAGAGATCGGCGTTCCGCGTGGTAAAGTTTAACGATTACGCCGACTTTTCCGATTTTCTTGCCGACAGTCTTGTTTTCGGCGTAAGTTGCTTCTGGGAAGACAGTTAATCCGATTGCGGCATGGGATTCTTACGAATTTGCTGGCAGGCGGTGGCGAACCGGGCTTCAAAAATCCGGATTCCCGGAAAAAATGGGTGAACCTTTTCCACCGGTGCGTCGTCTTAGGGGTACAGGTCATTGCACCATGTTCCGCCTGTTGTGTGGAACAGCGTGACCAAAGTTACCGACCTTGGAAGGCATCAGGAAAGGTTTAGAGCTTCCACTCGGTTTCTCTCTCTCCCCGCAGGACTGCGTCCAATACGCAGGAGGTGTCCCGATGAATCACACTCACGGCATTCATTCCGCTGTTATTCCCACCGTCGCTGGCCATCAGGCCGGTCTGGTTGCTGGGTTTGCCGCGAATGCCTATCGGTGTGCGGGATCCTTCTCGGACGTCAGTTCGAAATGTTCCGACGCCGCGGACTCTATGCGCAGTCAGCGCGAGTCCTCTCTTGAACGCGGCAGACTCCGTACGGGCTGGTCAGGTTGGCAGGGTACGCAGACCCAACCCACCACCCCGCCCGTCACAGTGCCAGTGGTACCTGTAGGCCAGCGCCTACCGGCGCCAGCATGGGCAGCACTGGTACTCAGCCGCAGCATGTGCGGCTAGTTCGCAGAGTCTTCGGAATTTTTCGTCGTTCGGGTCGTCATGACGCCCCGCCGCCTGGTTCGGGTCCCGCGATCGAGTCGCGGTCCAGTCCCGATTCAGCCACGCCTCCGCCTCTCGGAGATTTCCGGGATGCTCGGGCGTTCGCGGCCGGTGTGTCAGCGATTCGATGTGCCTGAACAGGCGACCAGACCGTCGGCGTCAACCAGGACGTCTGCGCCGCCGGGATTGCATGGGGATACGCATCGCTATGGAACCTTTGGAACAGAATCAGATTGCCGCTCTGGTGCAGGAAGCCCAGGGGGGAAGCCGGGAAGCGTTCGGGGAACTGGCGCGACAGTTCGAGAACACCGTGTTCGCGATCGGCCTCCGCCGGTTGCGGAACCGGTCCGAAGCTGCGGAATTGACGCAGGATGTCTTCATCCAGGCGATGCGGAAGCTGCCTCAGTTGCGGGAGCCCGAGCGGTTCGCCGGCTGGTTGCGACGGATTACTGTCCGGATGGCGATCAACCGGGCGGTTCGTCGGCCGCCGGAAATCGCTCAGGATCCGGACTTCCTGGGAGGAATCAACGGGGCCGCGACGACTCCGCTGGAGAACGTGCTGAGCAACGAGAATGCGACGCAGGTCTGGAGCGGACTGAACGAACTGCGGGAGCTCGATCGGACGACGTTGCTGGCCTTCTATTTTGAAGGTCAGTCGCTGATTGAGATGAGCGATCGGTTCTCCAGCCCGGTGGGAACCATCAAGCGTCGGCTGCACACGGCACGGAACCGCCTGAAGGAGGTCCTGCAGAGCCATATGCAGCCGATCTGAAGGCTGGTCGCGACGGGCGAACGATACGGAATCCCGTTGACATCACGGATGACTGATGCGATTCTGCGGAGCAGCGCCCTGCGCGGTGCTGCTCCGCAGTCTTCTTTTGAGTCGCCCCATGAAGCCATTCCGTCCGGACCGCCTGACGCGGCGCAGCGCATTGCAGGCGGGGAGCCTGGGGCTGTTCGGTCTGCAGTATCCAGAGTTGCTGGCCGGCCGAGCCCTGGCGGCCGAATCGGCGAGCCTGCTGCCGCGTTACGGGCAGGCGAAGGCCTGCATTCTGCTGTTCATGTGGGGCGGACCGGCTCATCAGGACACGTGGGATCTCAAACCGGATGCTCCGGCCGAAGTGCGCGGGCCGTTTGCTCCGATCAGCACGG harbors:
- a CDS encoding tetratricopeptide repeat protein codes for the protein MSDDAQPGGVDDPHPADHPPADAPPDEAESAALPAVESDLPEWEPLTPELVEDEAIRGDFVLRWTVVGLALLLGVSQIRETPVLVQIRSGEQLASQGFWPPSTDSLSYTATDRPWMHLSWLWDLATAGVYGLTGSVGLSVWQGLLAATATVLLVHACRPDVRTWWGSICAVLALLACYNQFTLQPEIVTLLGTAALCWWLVRWQERPEDQAIWPMVGILWLWAQLDVRVCLGWGLLLSFGAGLWLSRLLQPSGAAGAGLSRYWKGTVLGILISALHPKLWSVWTAPWRLYALEYPGWRAVAPGRLGPDDLWAFPLTAPEFWQQLNHSTVAALALAVLTAASMILNRARLPLAHVAAFAFANAVAVAAAHELALASIVNAMICTVNAQTWYLVRFGQVYSIRTSELLFSRGGRAVTVLTLFGLAWLTVSGRIDGPDGTRTGVGFAAELQDLMDGYEIAAESEYDDRPFHTQFRQGDLLIWAGRKSFIDSRVSLFYDPADGGILNLHDQTRRAIRELANPQAREAAEAVREVFEKYQITHVMPRLNQRPGVLPDYVSFRDLLSSNGWELSFLGGATAVFHRTSGGSAEYQEFLGGHRFNPRKQAFQDAEPDLEAMPRPWPMAPNRYQLLFSAPESRFPEPMQAAAHYLQMASIQQMALEVRVGCVLIAIRRLQEGLQAAPNSGMGFQLLGQAYLTLEQIERMILAQSNTQLAPTGLRYYQAIGALTQASELRPDEPGIRSELFELFQRAGRLDLALRQIREVQRLTPLSENPSEDELVRRDQINGLESQLADAVLRLEDRAREQEADTADKLRVASSLADSGLFLSGLQILEDDPVLRSQNPAAMMLFGSWLYEAGRLVEAEEVFDALEQTPGAGQQGDWRIAASMVAQTRGDYLRATRWMQQEVLQGDRLRLEGILATLPFSQSSMVYLGKDAFPLMQIASLTEAFQQYAALASQTTLNSALLRLEQGDVGGAKADFRSVLDRAPDSPARPLLRFYWYCLTDEILDVEPPHDWIPITRDTFAAESGPQAGPQ
- a CDS encoding ABC transporter ATP-binding protein, yielding MTTVSSRAALTRVSSRDEAEADQRPLDFRLIARVLGYTAPYAAQRNWLFLCVLLRSVQLPGLTWVVAAVINGPVQQGDSAGVWLGALAFFLLAVFTQIVMHFRQRLALELGESVVGDLRNAIFAHLMKMTLADFQRTRVGRIISRMISDIEDVRVGVQEVLFVSLVQVGQMAVAAACMVWYDWQLFLIVLGLAPVLWTINRIFHRRLSRTLRAMRDSFSRVTATLAESVLGIRVTQGFVRQDTNARLFGDLVGDHSRYNRQVAHTQGLFLPLLELNSQIFMAVLLVVGGWRVLQPDSGLTIGELVAFFFVAHLFFAPVTVLGNQYNQALTAMAGAERIFKLLDQEPAWSDAPSARPAPPLSGAVEFQQVTFGYDPDRPVLHDVSFSVTPGQSVALVGQTGSGKTTIINLLAKFYLPQSGQILVDGMDLLELRGDSLHRQFGLVLQQNFLFHGTVTENIRFARPEATLDDVREVCRRLDCLDLLEALPAGLETSVGERGSRLSLGQRQMVCFARALLADPAVLILDEATSSIDVATEQRLQRALAVLLAGRTSFIVAHRLSTIRSADLILVLEHGRIVERGNHASLCRQGGLYAHAYRRFASATR
- a CDS encoding RNA polymerase sigma factor, which translates into the protein MEPLEQNQIAALVQEAQGGSREAFGELARQFENTVFAIGLRRLRNRSEAAELTQDVFIQAMRKLPQLREPERFAGWLRRITVRMAINRAVRRPPEIAQDPDFLGGINGAATTPLENVLSNENATQVWSGLNELRELDRTTLLAFYFEGQSLIEMSDRFSSPVGTIKRRLHTARNRLKEVLQSHMQPI